In a genomic window of Erigeron canadensis isolate Cc75 chromosome 5, C_canadensis_v1, whole genome shotgun sequence:
- the LOC122601011 gene encoding senescence-associated carboxylesterase 101-like: protein MTFCETLGSPKSAFDLKSEATDTESDTESESTDTESDLRRFSLPETMNPHIDSDLNLSASNIFLWIHKICRFNSKVELSNFLGSIDSLPDAFDAILNTTLTFELHTNPYGIPILAFKIPLDYTKRFLNGEFDLVASENHSLVNFISTKVNPSCSINKAAIDLYEQFILDLSKLEDQLRNKPLIITGQSLGGYLAILFTLRLQHAADIEEANGAKKYKQPICITFGSPLLGDEALQRAIGERRAWKSSFLNVVTRRDPLACFFTSKTIYKPFGTFLCCTESGGHAAFEDQEAILAVLDTMAALNAEKKEIPDYGNDMKSIKRKVLYRGAVEPGEPYLNTLREGIIFQFKEVGALGDISDDLILRIEAKQVRKIRSHTITYSYEPTKKLNDMKISLTYMEWYMKSRRSQGGYYDSYKSPKTKQEIQMQQEILKHKQYLDLYFDKLVGEKEQMPLQEGAKLRMRWLLSANNYRMIVEPLGIADHYRIGYTNYIRTRKYHYYLIEKWYDEIGGSYGRVSRNRASSLTVDSCFWAHVEEAWIVLRDLRKEGSSNNADDIIKRLEQFEAYLMNGINNFDVSPEIFLDGSSLMEWWKEYKEYKGNSYVSEFANYMNSGNYRMYQ from the exons ATGACTTTCTGT GAAACCTTGGGATCTCCCAAAAGTGCATTTGATCTCAAAAGTGAAGCTACAGATACCGAATCTGATACTGAAAGTGAATCTACAGATACAGAATCCGACTTGAGGAGGTTTTCCCTTCCG GAAACGATGAACCCACACATCGACTCGGATTTGAATCTCTCTGCATCAAATAT CTTTCTTTGGATCCATAAAATTTGCAGGTTCAACAGTAAAGTCGAGCTGTCGAATTTTCTGGGCAGTATAGATTCTCTTCCAGATGCATTTGATGCAATTTTAAACACTACATTGACTTTTGAACTTCACACAAATCCATATGGAATCCCAATTTTGGCTTTTAAGATTCCGCTTGATTATACAAAACGATTTCTTAATGGAGAGTTTGACTTAGTGGCGTCAGAAAACCACAGCCTTGTTAACTTTATATCCACAAAGGTCAACCCATCATGCTCCATTAACAAAGCTGCCATTGATTTGTATGAGCAATTCATTCTTGATCTCTCAAAGCTAGAAGATCAG CTTAGGAATAAACCGTTGATTATAACTGGACAGTCTCTAGGGGGGTACCTGGCAATTCTTTTCACATTAAGGCTCCAACATGCTGCAGATATTGAAGAAGCCAATGGTGCTAAGAAATATAAACAGCCGATTTGCATAACTTTTGGTTCACCCCTGCTTGGTGATGAGGCCCTTCAACGTGCCATTGGTGAACGCCGAGCATGGAAATCCAGCTTCCTGAATGTGGTCACCAGAAGAGATCCTCTTGCTTGTTTTTTCACATCAAAAACAATTTACAAGCCTTTTGGTACATTCCTGTGTTGCACAGAATCAGGTGGGCATGCAGCTTTTGAAGATCAAGAGGCAATCCTAGCAGTTTTAGACACAATGGCGGCATTGAatgctgaaaagaaagaaatacctGATTATGGGAACGatatgaaatcaatcaaaaggAAGGTTCTTTATCGGGGGGCTGTTGAACCAGGCGAACCTTACTTGAATACATTAAGGGAAGGAATTATATTTCAGTTTAAGGAAGTTGGTGCGTTGGGTGATATTTCAGATGATTTGATTCTAAGAATAGAGGCGAAACAAGTACGCAAGATTAGAAGCCATACTATTACGTACAGCTACGAGCCTACAAAGAAGCTCAACGACATGAAGATAAGTTTAACATACATGGAATGGTACATGAAGAGCAGAAGATCACAAGGAGGTTACTACGATAGCTACAAAAGCCCCAAAACTAAACAAGAAATCCAGATGCAACAAGAAATCCTTAAGCATAAGCAGTACTTGGACCTGTATTTTGATAAGCTTGTTGGAGAAAAGGAACAAATGCCACTACAAGAAGGTGCAAAGCTTCGTATGCGTTGGCTTTTGAGTGCAAACAACTACAGAATGATTGTTGAGCCCCTAGGGATAGCCGATCACTATAGAATAGGCTACACGAACTACATTCGGACTAGGAAGTACCATTATTATCTGATAGAGAAGTGGTATGATGAAATTGGGGGTTCATATGGAAGAGTTAGTAGAAATAGGGCTAGTAGTCTTACAGTGGATTCTTGCTTCTGGGCTCATGTAGAGGAGGCGTGGATTGTATTAAGAGACTTGAGGAAGGAAGGATCGAGCAACAATGCAGACGACATCATTAAAAGACTGGAGCAGTTTGAGGCTTATTTGATGAATGGTATCAACAACTTTGACGTGTCGCCGGAAATTTTCTTGGATGGGAGCAGCCTGATGGAATGGTGGAAGGAGTACAAAGAATACAAAGGAAACTCGTACGTTTCTGAGTTTGCTAATTACATGAACAGTGGGAACTACAGAATGTATCAGTAA